One genomic region from Paraburkholderia azotifigens encodes:
- the boxC gene encoding 2,3-epoxybenzoyl-CoA dihydrolase, with translation MSPADTAAAQVDYRTDPSQYKHWKLTFNGPVATLGIDIAEDGGIRDGYKLKLNSYDLGVDIELHDALQRIRFEHPEVRTVVLTSLKDRVFCSGANIFMLGLSSHAWKVNFCKFTNETRNGIEDSSRHSGLKFLAAVNGSCAGGGYELALACDEIYLVDDRSSSVALPEVPLLGVLPGTGGLTRVTDKRKVRHDRADIFCTVVEGIRGARAKEWRLVDDVVKPNQFEQAVAARALELAQQSDRPADAQGVMLTRVERTDREDGLTYATLDVSIDRAKRTATFTAKAPTTEQPTEIDTIVAKGANWWPLQFARELDDAILSMRTNELDIGTWILKTEGDARAVLAVDATLLQHKDHWFVRETIGLLRRTLARIDVSSRSLFALIEPGSCFTGTFAEFAFAADRTYMAALPANEDEEPAITLSEVNFGLYPMVTHQSRLARRFYEETEPLDAARAKIGEPVKAVEAERLGLVTASPDDIDWADEIRIALEERAAMSPDALTGMEANLRFNGRETMETRIFGRLTAWQNWIFNRPNAVGEKGALKVYGKGSKAQFDVSRV, from the coding sequence ATGTCCCCGGCAGACACTGCCGCCGCGCAAGTCGACTACCGCACCGATCCGTCGCAGTACAAGCACTGGAAGCTCACCTTCAACGGGCCGGTGGCGACGCTCGGCATCGACATCGCGGAAGACGGCGGCATCCGCGACGGCTACAAGCTGAAGCTGAATTCATACGACCTGGGCGTCGATATCGAACTGCACGATGCACTTCAGCGCATCCGCTTCGAGCATCCGGAAGTGCGGACTGTTGTTCTCACGAGCCTGAAGGACCGTGTGTTCTGCTCAGGTGCAAACATTTTCATGCTGGGTCTGTCGTCGCATGCGTGGAAGGTCAACTTCTGCAAGTTTACGAACGAGACCCGCAACGGCATCGAGGACTCGTCGCGTCACTCTGGCCTGAAGTTTCTTGCAGCTGTGAATGGTTCATGTGCGGGCGGCGGGTATGAACTGGCGCTCGCGTGCGACGAAATCTATCTGGTCGACGACCGTTCGTCGTCGGTGGCGCTGCCGGAAGTGCCGCTGCTCGGCGTGCTGCCGGGCACGGGCGGCCTCACGCGCGTCACCGACAAACGCAAGGTGCGGCACGACCGCGCCGATATTTTCTGCACCGTGGTCGAAGGCATTCGCGGTGCGCGTGCGAAGGAATGGCGTCTCGTCGATGACGTCGTGAAGCCGAACCAGTTCGAGCAAGCCGTCGCGGCGCGCGCACTCGAACTCGCGCAACAGAGCGACCGTCCGGCGGATGCGCAGGGCGTGATGCTGACGCGCGTCGAACGCACGGATCGCGAAGACGGCCTCACATATGCGACGCTCGACGTGTCGATCGACCGCGCGAAGCGCACCGCCACTTTTACGGCCAAAGCGCCGACGACGGAACAGCCCACCGAGATCGACACCATCGTCGCGAAGGGCGCGAACTGGTGGCCGCTGCAGTTCGCGCGCGAACTCGACGACGCGATCCTGTCGATGCGCACCAACGAGCTCGACATCGGCACGTGGATCCTGAAGACGGAAGGCGATGCGCGTGCTGTGCTCGCCGTCGACGCCACGCTGCTGCAGCACAAGGATCATTGGTTCGTGCGCGAAACGATCGGTCTTCTGCGCCGCACGCTTGCGCGAATCGACGTGTCGTCGCGTTCGCTGTTTGCGCTGATCGAGCCGGGCTCGTGTTTCACGGGCACGTTCGCCGAATTCGCGTTCGCCGCCGACCGCACGTACATGGCCGCGCTGCCCGCGAATGAAGACGAAGAGCCTGCGATCACATTGTCGGAAGTCAACTTCGGTCTGTATCCGATGGTCACGCATCAATCGCGGCTCGCGCGGCGGTTCTATGAAGAGACCGAGCCGCTCGATGCCGCGCGCGCGAAGATCGGTGAGCCCGTGAAAGCGGTGGAAGCGGAACGTCTGGGCCTCGTCACGGCGTCGCCCGACGACATCGACTGGGCCGACGAAATCCGCATCGCCCTCGAAGAACGTGCGGCAATGTCGCCCGATGCACTGACGGGCATGGAAGCGAACCTGCGCTTCAACGGCCGCGAGACGATGGAGACGCGCATCTTCGGACGTCTGACGGCGTGGCAGAACTGGATTTTCAACAGGCCGAACGCGGTGGGCGAGAAGGGCGCGCTCAAGGTGTACGGCAAGGGCAGCAAGGCGCAATTCGACGTCTCACGCGTCTGA
- a CDS encoding helix-turn-helix transcriptional regulator, with protein MNQTYSADATQAPRADDEAPKAEREERDPFLTAMGERVRLLRARRGMTRKTLASETGLSERHLANLESGVGNASVLVLRQIAATLNCPLAEVIGDETTSSAEWLLIRELLHGRDQAALQRARVALAEMFAQAPRDPHRKDRIALIGLRGAGKSTLGRMLAQERKVPFIEITKVIQQMAGCPPSEIHSLYGASAYRRYEQRALEAVIGEHERAVIASPGGLVSEPATFNALLAHCFTVWLQASPEEHMRRVVAQGDLRPMSGNKEAMEDLKRILAGRSELYNRADMIFDTSERTLADAYLQLRDRLAARLAAELGDEA; from the coding sequence ATGAACCAAACTTACTCCGCCGACGCAACCCAGGCTCCGCGCGCCGACGATGAAGCGCCGAAGGCCGAGCGCGAAGAACGCGATCCGTTTCTGACGGCGATGGGGGAGCGCGTGCGCCTGCTGCGGGCGCGGCGCGGCATGACGCGCAAGACGCTGGCGTCGGAAACGGGCCTGTCGGAGCGTCACCTTGCGAATCTCGAGTCGGGCGTGGGCAACGCATCGGTGTTGGTGCTGCGGCAGATCGCGGCCACGCTGAACTGTCCGCTCGCCGAAGTAATCGGCGACGAAACCACGTCGTCTGCGGAGTGGCTGCTGATCCGCGAACTGCTGCACGGCCGGGATCAGGCGGCATTGCAGCGCGCACGCGTCGCGCTCGCCGAGATGTTCGCGCAGGCGCCGCGCGACCCGCACCGGAAGGACCGTATCGCGCTGATCGGCTTGCGCGGCGCGGGCAAGTCGACGCTCGGGCGCATGCTCGCGCAGGAGCGCAAGGTGCCGTTCATCGAGATCACGAAGGTGATCCAGCAGATGGCGGGCTGTCCGCCGTCGGAGATCCACTCGCTGTACGGCGCGAGCGCGTATCGGCGTTACGAGCAGCGTGCGCTGGAGGCGGTGATCGGCGAGCACGAGCGGGCCGTGATCGCGTCGCCGGGCGGGCTGGTATCCGAGCCCGCTACCTTCAACGCGTTGCTCGCTCACTGTTTCACGGTGTGGCTCCAGGCCAGCCCGGAAGAGCACATGCGCCGCGTCGTCGCGCAGGGCGACTTGCGGCCGATGTCCGGCAACAAGGAAGCGATGGAAGATCTGAAGCGTATCCTCGCGGGACGCAGCGAACTCTACAACCGCGCCGACATGATCTTCGACACGAGCGAGCGCACGCTCGCCGATGCCTATCTGCAGTTGCGTGACCGCCTCGCCGCACGGCTCGCCGCCGAACTGGGTGACGAAGCATGA
- a CDS encoding DUF4863 family protein yields MSPQDFQRLIAGVTAVLDGRPLDASLGAWLNATWPAGSATCDALAEACRTGVSEGWLCNREHGGIRFGRIIKPTPDTHGFSVDVVDMQNIAGPHHVHPHGEIDLIMPLTDGATFDGHPAGWCVYGPGSAHRPTVAFGQALVLYLLPQGAIEFKRDTAAA; encoded by the coding sequence ATGTCCCCCCAAGACTTTCAGCGTCTGATTGCGGGCGTCACGGCAGTACTGGACGGACGGCCGCTCGACGCGTCACTCGGCGCGTGGCTCAACGCAACCTGGCCCGCCGGCAGCGCGACCTGCGACGCACTCGCCGAAGCATGCCGCACTGGCGTCTCCGAAGGCTGGCTGTGCAACCGCGAGCATGGCGGCATCCGTTTCGGCCGCATCATTAAGCCCACACCCGACACGCATGGTTTTTCCGTCGATGTCGTCGACATGCAGAACATCGCCGGTCCGCATCACGTGCACCCGCACGGCGAAATCGATCTGATCATGCCGCTCACCGACGGCGCGACCTTCGACGGACATCCCGCGGGCTGGTGCGTCTACGGTCCCGGCAGCGCGCACCGGCCGACGGTTGCGTTCGGTCAGGCGCTCGTGCTCTATCTGCTGCCGCAAGGCGCAATCGAATTCAAGCGCGACACTGCCGCTGCGTGA
- a CDS encoding benzoate-CoA ligase family protein gives MQALLESPPGEPAPKVEAPPAQFNFASHLFRLNDVRAGKPAYIDDAGVTSFAQLEDRARRFASALRALGVHAEERILLVMLDTAELPVAFLGALYAGVVPVVANTLLTAADYLYMLTHSHARAVIASGALLPAVGKAMSESEHDGCLLIVSQPVQLDPPPAYVVSQLIDGAEPMLKPNACSGDDIAFWLYSSGSTGKPKGTVHTHANLYWTAELYAKPILGITERDVVFSAAKLFFAYGLGNALTFPLSVGATAVLMAERPTPDAIFRRLVEHRPTIFYGVPTLYANMLVSPNLPPREQVAMRVCTSAGEALPREIGERFTAHFGCEILDGIGSTEMLHIFLSNRAGEVEYGTTGRPVPGYEVDLRDEAGHPVPDGEVGDLFIKGPSAALMYWSNREKSRATFLGEWIRSGDKYCRLPNGCYQYAGRSDDMLKVSGQYVSPVEVEMVLVQHTAVLEAAVVGIDHGGLVKTRAFVVLKQTADACDALVDELKSFVKGKLAPHKYPRDIVFVDDLPKTATGKIQRFKLREQLNS, from the coding sequence ATGCAAGCCTTGCTGGAATCGCCGCCGGGCGAGCCCGCGCCAAAAGTCGAAGCGCCGCCCGCGCAGTTCAACTTCGCGTCGCATCTGTTCCGACTGAACGACGTCCGTGCCGGCAAGCCCGCCTATATCGACGATGCGGGCGTCACATCGTTTGCACAACTCGAAGACCGCGCGCGCCGTTTCGCTTCTGCGTTGCGCGCGCTCGGCGTGCATGCCGAAGAGCGCATCCTGCTCGTGATGCTCGACACGGCTGAATTGCCCGTCGCGTTTCTCGGCGCGCTGTATGCCGGCGTCGTGCCCGTGGTCGCAAACACGCTGCTGACGGCCGCCGACTATCTGTACATGCTTACGCACAGTCACGCGCGCGCCGTGATCGCTTCTGGCGCACTGCTGCCCGCTGTCGGGAAAGCGATGAGCGAATCGGAACACGACGGCTGCCTGCTGATCGTGTCGCAACCTGTCCAGCTCGATCCGCCGCCCGCCTATGTCGTGAGCCAGCTAATCGACGGCGCCGAGCCTATGCTGAAACCGAACGCATGTAGCGGAGACGACATTGCATTCTGGCTGTACTCATCCGGTTCAACGGGCAAGCCGAAGGGCACCGTGCATACGCATGCAAACCTGTACTGGACTGCAGAGCTTTATGCGAAGCCGATACTCGGCATCACTGAACGCGACGTCGTGTTCTCCGCAGCCAAGCTGTTCTTTGCCTACGGCCTCGGCAATGCACTAACGTTTCCGCTGTCGGTCGGTGCGACGGCTGTGCTGATGGCCGAGCGTCCGACGCCCGATGCGATCTTCAGGCGGCTCGTCGAGCATCGGCCGACGATCTTCTACGGTGTGCCGACGCTGTACGCGAACATGCTGGTGTCGCCGAATCTGCCGCCGCGCGAGCAGGTCGCCATGCGCGTGTGCACATCGGCGGGCGAAGCGCTGCCGCGCGAGATCGGCGAGCGGTTCACGGCGCATTTCGGTTGCGAGATTCTCGACGGCATTGGCTCGACCGAAATGCTGCACATCTTCCTGTCGAATCGTGCGGGTGAAGTCGAGTACGGAACGACGGGGCGCCCGGTGCCCGGATATGAAGTGGACTTGCGCGACGAGGCGGGTCACCCCGTGCCCGACGGTGAAGTCGGCGATCTGTTCATCAAGGGACCGAGCGCCGCGCTGATGTACTGGAGCAACCGCGAGAAGTCGCGCGCGACCTTTCTGGGCGAATGGATCCGCAGTGGCGACAAGTACTGCCGCCTGCCGAACGGCTGCTATCAATACGCGGGACGCAGCGACGATATGCTGAAAGTGAGCGGCCAGTACGTGTCGCCCGTCGAGGTGGAAATGGTCCTCGTGCAACATACTGCCGTACTGGAAGCCGCCGTCGTCGGCATCGACCATGGCGGCCTCGTGAAAACGCGTGCATTTGTCGTGCTGAAACAAACTGCCGATGCATGCGATGCACTCGTCGATGAACTGAAGTCGTTCGTCAAAGGCAAGCTCGCGCCGCACAAGTATCCACGCGATATCGTGTTCGTCGACGACCTGCCGAAGACGGCGACAGGTAAGATTCAACGCTTCAAATTGCGAGAGCAGCTCAACAGCTGA
- a CDS encoding alpha/beta fold hydrolase, translating to MAEPVTTLRDASQSAFAALPANAQRSALDIEYRWLNAHLADAPLAVFLHEGLGSVAMWKDWPQTLCERLAMRGLVYSRPGYGRSTPRPRDVKLPVDFMSVQARDVLPALLDALDVNAAERKRMWVIGHSDGGSITLLYAAAFPDALAGAVVIAPHVFVEDISVDSIAEAKTAYEQADLRSKLARHHDDVDSAFYGWNDIWLSNAFRSWQIIDELDCIRCPLLAVQGNDDHYGTMAQIDTIAQRAAQTQLTKLDHCGHSPHRDAPHVLNDAIAAFVGKHTRSALS from the coding sequence ATGGCCGAACCTGTGACGACGTTGCGCGACGCATCTCAAAGCGCGTTTGCCGCGCTGCCTGCGAACGCGCAACGCAGCGCGCTGGATATCGAGTATCGATGGCTCAATGCGCATCTCGCCGACGCGCCGCTCGCGGTGTTCCTGCACGAAGGGCTCGGTTCCGTCGCGATGTGGAAGGACTGGCCGCAGACCTTGTGCGAAAGACTCGCCATGCGAGGTCTTGTGTATTCGCGCCCGGGCTATGGACGCTCTACGCCGCGCCCGCGTGACGTCAAACTGCCTGTCGATTTCATGTCAGTGCAGGCGCGCGACGTTCTGCCCGCGCTGCTCGATGCACTCGATGTGAATGCAGCGGAAAGAAAACGCATGTGGGTAATCGGTCATAGTGATGGTGGATCGATCACGCTGCTTTATGCTGCCGCTTTTCCGGATGCACTGGCAGGCGCGGTTGTGATCGCGCCGCACGTTTTCGTCGAGGACATTTCCGTCGACAGTATCGCCGAAGCGAAGACGGCCTATGAACAGGCCGACCTGCGCAGCAAGCTCGCACGCCATCACGACGATGTCGACTCGGCATTCTATGGCTGGAACGATATCTGGCTGAGCAATGCGTTCCGGTCCTGGCAAATTATCGACGAACTCGACTGCATCCGTTGCCCGTTGCTTGCCGTGCAAGGCAATGACGATCACTACGGCACGATGGCGCAGATCGACACGATCGCGCAGCGCGCTGCGCAAACCCAGCTGACAAAGCTCGATCACTGCGGGCACTCGCCTCATCGCGATGCGCCGCATGTACTCAACGATGCGATCGCCGCGTTCGTCGGGAAGCACACCCGTTCTGCACTGAGCTGA
- a CDS encoding phosphocholine-specific phospholipase C: MTSKNRRDFLRAAAQAAGSATALTMLPLGIRNALAIPANNKTGSIRDIEHIVVLMQENRSFDHYFGTLRGVRGFGDTRAINLPNGKSVWHQPGLGGVGEVLPFRPTGPNLGLQFLQDLPHDWPTTHGAWNGGRNDQWVPKKGSTTMAYLTRDDIPFHYQLADSFTICDAYHCSLMGATDPNRYYMWTGWVGNDGSGGGPVVDNSEAGYGWSTYPEVLEAAGISWKIYQDIGTGLDANGSWGWTGNPYIGNYGDNSLLYFNQYRNAQPGNPLYDKARTGTNVSAGDTYFDILRKDVQNNQLPQVSWIVAPEAYSEHPNWPANYGAWYVDQVLQILTSNPEVWSKTALLINYDENDGFFDHVSPPFAPSSSANGLSTVDTANEIYPGGNNGQYAAGPYGLGPRVPMLVVSPWSKGGWVCSEVFDHTSVIRFIEARFGHGHKLSEPNITPWRRAVCGDLTSAFNFKNPNDAFPTLPSTASYKPQDQKRHPDYVPVPPLVGSVPKQESGVRPARALPYELFVRVDDNSIGKLSMRFVNTGDAGANFLVFEALSTDAPRTYTVEAGKRLVDQLPVKADGSYDFTVHGPNGFLRRFAGKQIAQHFWNSRDRANPEVAEGYDVANGNLQLRLKNDGNTRCQFTIVNAYDSGKPLTHSVRGGDSDTVYLDLRQAYGWYDLTITVDSDASFTRRIAGHVETGKPSMSDPALGA, encoded by the coding sequence ATGACCTCAAAAAACCGCCGTGACTTCTTGCGCGCAGCCGCTCAGGCAGCAGGCTCCGCCACTGCATTGACCATGCTTCCCCTCGGCATCCGCAACGCGCTCGCCATTCCCGCGAACAACAAAACGGGCAGCATCCGTGACATCGAACACATCGTCGTGCTGATGCAGGAAAACCGCTCGTTCGACCACTACTTCGGCACGCTCAGGGGTGTACGCGGTTTCGGCGATACGCGCGCGATCAACCTGCCCAACGGCAAGTCGGTGTGGCATCAGCCGGGACTGGGCGGCGTCGGCGAAGTGCTGCCGTTCCGTCCGACGGGGCCGAATCTCGGCCTGCAATTCCTGCAGGATCTGCCGCACGACTGGCCGACGACGCACGGCGCCTGGAACGGCGGCCGCAACGACCAGTGGGTGCCGAAGAAAGGCTCCACGACGATGGCGTACCTCACGCGCGACGACATCCCGTTTCACTACCAGCTCGCCGACTCATTCACGATCTGCGATGCATACCACTGCTCGCTGATGGGTGCGACCGATCCGAACCGCTACTACATGTGGACGGGCTGGGTCGGCAACGATGGCTCGGGCGGCGGCCCGGTCGTCGATAACTCGGAAGCGGGCTACGGCTGGTCGACATATCCGGAAGTGCTGGAAGCCGCGGGCATTTCGTGGAAGATCTATCAGGACATCGGCACGGGTCTGGATGCGAACGGGTCGTGGGGCTGGACCGGCAATCCGTACATCGGCAACTACGGCGACAACTCGCTGCTCTACTTCAACCAGTATCGCAACGCGCAGCCGGGCAATCCGCTGTATGACAAAGCGCGCACGGGCACGAACGTATCGGCGGGCGACACCTACTTCGACATTCTGCGCAAGGACGTTCAGAACAACCAGTTGCCGCAGGTGTCGTGGATCGTCGCGCCGGAAGCGTATTCCGAGCACCCGAACTGGCCCGCGAACTACGGCGCGTGGTACGTCGATCAGGTCTTGCAGATTCTCACGTCGAACCCCGAGGTGTGGAGCAAGACGGCGCTCCTCATCAACTATGACGAGAACGACGGCTTCTTCGATCACGTGTCGCCGCCATTCGCGCCGTCATCGAGTGCGAATGGCCTGTCGACAGTCGACACGGCCAACGAAATCTATCCGGGCGGCAACAACGGTCAATATGCAGCGGGCCCGTATGGTCTCGGGCCGCGTGTGCCGATGCTCGTCGTGTCGCCGTGGTCGAAAGGCGGTTGGGTGTGCTCCGAGGTATTCGATCACACGTCGGTGATCCGTTTCATCGAAGCGCGTTTCGGCCACGGTCATAAGCTGTCGGAGCCGAACATCACGCCGTGGCGCCGTGCCGTGTGCGGCGACCTGACTTCGGCATTCAACTTCAAGAATCCGAACGATGCGTTCCCGACGCTGCCATCCACCGCGTCGTACAAGCCGCAGGATCAGAAGCGCCATCCGGACTATGTGCCCGTGCCGCCGCTGGTCGGTTCCGTGCCGAAACAGGAGTCGGGCGTGCGCCCTGCGCGCGCATTGCCGTATGAACTGTTCGTACGCGTCGATGACAACAGCATCGGCAAGCTCTCGATGCGTTTCGTCAATACGGGCGATGCCGGCGCGAATTTCCTCGTGTTCGAAGCGCTGAGCACCGATGCGCCACGTACGTACACGGTTGAAGCCGGCAAGCGTCTCGTCGATCAACTGCCCGTGAAGGCCGACGGTTCGTACGACTTCACGGTGCACGGACCGAACGGGTTCCTGCGTCGATTCGCCGGCAAGCAAATCGCGCAGCATTTCTGGAACAGCCGCGATCGCGCGAATCCGGAAGTCGCGGAAGGCTACGATGTGGCCAATGGCAATCTGCAACTGCGCCTGAAAAATGATGGCAACACGCGCTGCCAGTTCACGATCGTGAACGCCTACGACTCGGGCAAGCCTCTGACGCATTCGGTGCGCGGCGGCGATAGCGACACTGTCTATCTCGATCTGCGCCAGGCATATGGCTGGTACGACCTGACGATCACCGTCGATAGCGATGCGTCCTTCACGCGCCGTATCGCAGGTCACGTCGAGACGGGCAAGCCGAGCATGAGCGATCCGGCGCTGGGCGCGTAA
- a CDS encoding glutathione binding-like protein, with amino-acid sequence MPDPSVFPIAKKWPATHPERIQLYSLPTPNGVKVSIMLEETGLAYEPHLVRFDSNDQLSPEFVSLNPNNKIPAIIDPNGPDGEPLPLFESGAILIYLADKTGQLMPQRASARYETIQWVMFQMGGIGPMFGQVGFFHKFAGKEYEDKRPRDRYINESKRLLNVLNERLATRKWIMGDDYTIADIATFPWVRNLVGFYEAGDLVGFDNYPHVKRALDAFLARPAVIRGLDIPKRG; translated from the coding sequence ATGCCTGACCCATCCGTTTTCCCGATCGCGAAGAAGTGGCCTGCGACGCATCCCGAACGCATCCAGCTCTACTCGCTGCCGACACCCAACGGCGTCAAGGTGTCGATCATGCTGGAAGAAACGGGTCTCGCGTACGAACCGCATCTGGTGCGCTTCGATTCGAACGATCAGCTCTCGCCGGAGTTCGTATCGCTCAATCCGAACAACAAGATTCCCGCGATCATTGATCCGAACGGGCCGGATGGCGAGCCGTTGCCGCTTTTCGAGTCGGGCGCGATCCTGATTTACCTCGCCGACAAGACGGGACAGTTGATGCCGCAGCGTGCGTCCGCGCGCTACGAGACGATTCAATGGGTGATGTTCCAGATGGGTGGCATTGGTCCGATGTTCGGCCAGGTCGGCTTCTTCCATAAGTTCGCCGGCAAGGAATACGAGGACAAGCGTCCGCGCGACCGCTACATCAACGAATCGAAGCGCCTGCTCAACGTGCTGAACGAGCGGCTTGCCACACGCAAGTGGATCATGGGCGACGACTATACGATCGCCGATATCGCGACCTTCCCGTGGGTGCGCAATCTGGTGGGCTTTTACGAGGCGGGCGATCTCGTCGGCTTCGACAACTACCCGCATGTGAAGCGCGCGCTCGACGCATTTCTGGCGCGCCCCGCCGTAATCAGAGGATTGGACATTCCGAAACGCGGATAA
- a CDS encoding DMT family transporter codes for MNTRHGAAFTAILAALLFGATTPFAKALLGAISPFMVAGLFYLGSGCGLAIAMLVRRWRQKPRADEHRASAMPRNELPWLIGAIIAGGIAGPALLMFGLSATPAATASLLLNLEGVFTALIAWFVFRENVDTQVFLGMMAIVVGGALLSWQPGEGGVGIGALLVAGACACWAIDNNLTRKVSNNDAMFIACVKGLVAGTVNTGIALCLGAHLPEPAVIGASMLAGFAGYGVSLVLFVVALRHLGTARTGAYFSVAPLFGVAISFALWPQQPTLSFWIATLLMALGVWLHLRERHVHEHTHDALEHNHRHRHDEHHQHTHDFEWDGVEPHVHPHRHARITHTHAHFPDIHHRHSH; via the coding sequence ATGAACACACGGCATGGCGCGGCTTTTACGGCCATTCTCGCAGCGCTGCTGTTTGGCGCAACGACACCGTTCGCCAAAGCGCTGCTCGGCGCGATATCACCGTTCATGGTCGCGGGCCTCTTCTACCTCGGCAGTGGCTGCGGGCTTGCCATCGCGATGCTCGTCCGACGCTGGCGACAAAAGCCGCGTGCGGATGAGCACCGGGCATCCGCCATGCCGCGCAATGAACTGCCCTGGCTGATTGGCGCAATCATCGCGGGCGGTATCGCGGGGCCTGCGCTGCTCATGTTCGGGCTCAGCGCGACGCCCGCTGCCACGGCCTCGTTGCTGCTCAATCTCGAGGGCGTGTTCACTGCGTTGATCGCGTGGTTCGTGTTTCGCGAGAACGTCGATACCCAGGTGTTTCTAGGAATGATGGCGATCGTCGTTGGCGGCGCGTTGCTCTCATGGCAGCCTGGAGAAGGCGGCGTGGGCATCGGCGCGCTGCTGGTCGCCGGCGCGTGCGCGTGCTGGGCCATCGACAATAATCTGACGCGCAAGGTGTCGAACAACGACGCGATGTTCATCGCCTGCGTCAAGGGCCTGGTGGCAGGCACGGTGAATACGGGGATCGCGTTATGTCTGGGAGCGCATCTGCCAGAGCCTGCGGTCATCGGCGCGTCGATGCTGGCCGGTTTCGCAGGGTATGGCGTGAGCCTCGTCCTGTTCGTCGTCGCGTTGCGTCACCTGGGAACTGCGCGCACGGGCGCGTATTTTTCGGTGGCCCCGTTGTTTGGCGTCGCGATTTCATTTGCGCTGTGGCCCCAACAACCGACGTTATCGTTCTGGATCGCGACGCTGCTGATGGCGCTCGGCGTCTGGCTGCACCTGCGCGAGCGCCACGTGCATGAACACACGCACGACGCGCTCGAACACAATCATCGACATCGGCATGACGAACATCATCAGCACACACACGATTTCGAGTGGGACGGCGTGGAGCCGCATGTGCACCCGCACCGTCATGCGCGCATCACGCACACGCATGCGCACTTTCCCGATATCCATCATCGGCATTCGCATTGA